One Pseudobdellovibrionaceae bacterium genomic window carries:
- a CDS encoding aminotransferase class III-fold pyridoxal phosphate-dependent enzyme produces the protein MLNVKNLSKKSNQLIEELVATKLEENNDIQNIKSAEEGKAVSYKKALEELGNVRGRPLFYPYLSAGKGKGPFVELMDGSVKLDLINAIGVYLLGHNSPILLKAGVEAGLEDAIMQGNLQISQGYYKLASKLKSIASKNSRLEHVWISPSGAMANENALKICRQKKSPAKKIIALTAAFAGRTTFMAEITDNPAYKQGLPAYDEVLRVPFVSSYSLAQCEANPKLLKQEADKALAELKKQVNDNPGDIAAFMFELIQGEGGFKIATRDFWVPLLEFCQEKQIPVWVDEVQTFLRTGEFFAFEKLQLGKYIDVCTVAKAVQVGATFYTKAMNPKPGLIAGTFASSSVALSAGYATLNYLEKENCLGKGGAIDRINTEMTDALTALSKGSCKGLISDIGGMGLMIALTPLDGSKEKTLALLKTLYKNGLVAFSCGHGPYRLRFLCPAILTTEHIQLAVSILEKSLTEVSNSF, from the coding sequence ATGTTAAATGTCAAAAATCTGTCTAAAAAATCTAACCAGCTAATAGAAGAATTAGTAGCAACAAAGTTAGAGGAAAATAACGACATTCAAAATATAAAGTCCGCAGAAGAAGGCAAAGCGGTTTCTTACAAAAAGGCTTTAGAAGAATTGGGTAATGTGCGGGGGCGCCCATTGTTTTACCCGTATTTATCTGCAGGTAAAGGAAAGGGCCCTTTTGTAGAGTTAATGGACGGTTCTGTTAAATTAGATTTAATTAATGCCATAGGGGTTTATTTATTAGGGCACAACTCGCCAATCTTATTAAAAGCTGGTGTAGAGGCAGGTTTAGAAGATGCGATTATGCAAGGAAATTTACAAATAAGCCAAGGCTATTATAAGCTGGCTAGTAAATTAAAAAGCATTGCCTCTAAAAACAGCAGGCTTGAACATGTTTGGATAAGTCCCTCTGGTGCAATGGCTAATGAAAATGCGTTAAAAATTTGCCGACAAAAAAAATCACCAGCTAAAAAAATTATTGCGTTAACCGCCGCCTTTGCAGGAAGAACAACATTCATGGCAGAAATTACCGATAACCCTGCATATAAACAAGGCTTGCCCGCATATGACGAAGTGTTAAGAGTTCCTTTTGTTTCTAGCTATTCTCTTGCACAATGCGAGGCAAACCCCAAGTTGTTAAAGCAAGAGGCCGACAAAGCTTTAGCAGAATTAAAAAAACAAGTTAACGATAACCCGGGCGATATAGCGGCCTTTATGTTTGAATTAATTCAAGGAGAGGGTGGTTTTAAAATAGCAACGCGAGATTTTTGGGTTCCTCTTTTAGAATTTTGCCAAGAAAAGCAAATACCGGTGTGGGTCGACGAGGTACAAACTTTTTTACGCACAGGAGAATTTTTTGCTTTTGAAAAATTACAATTAGGAAAATATATTGATGTATGCACTGTTGCCAAGGCCGTGCAGGTAGGAGCAACTTTTTACACTAAAGCGATGAACCCAAAACCAGGGTTAATTGCCGGAACTTTTGCTAGCTCTTCGGTGGCTTTGTCTGCAGGCTATGCCACCTTAAATTACTTAGAAAAAGAAAACTGTTTAGGAAAGGGCGGTGCAATCGACCGCATTAATACAGAAATGACCGACGCACTAACGGCCTTGTCTAAAGGAAGTTGCAAAGGCTTAATATCTGATATTGGAGGCATGGGGCTAATGATTGCGCTAACTCCTTTAGATGGGTCTAAAGAAAAAACTTTGGCTTTACTAAAAACACTATATAAAAATGGATTAGTTGCTTTTAGTTGCGGACATGGCCCTTATCGATTACGCTTTTTATGTCCAGCCATTTTAACGACCGAGCATATTCAATTAGCAGTTTCTATTTTAGAAAAATCATTAACAGAAGTGTCTAATAGCTTTTAA
- a CDS encoding cyclic nucleotide-binding domain-containing protein: MIKSLWNNALYQKEAIYIHSLQQCELLKNLSSGQIYYLLKNLHKRTYQAEENIFQQDSSGNAAYIILEGNVKVHYKEAKAESNLTNTDISILPAGSFFGETNLYQKTGTRVVSATSIKKTILLSLFKADIEQMTSCKPKIAMQLLLNFNEILSTRIMQITQTHL; this comes from the coding sequence ATGATTAAAAGTTTGTGGAACAATGCCCTCTACCAAAAAGAGGCTATCTATATCCATAGTTTACAACAGTGTGAGCTATTAAAAAACTTAAGCAGTGGTCAAATTTATTACTTATTAAAAAACCTTCACAAGCGCACTTATCAAGCAGAAGAAAATATATTTCAACAAGACAGCTCGGGCAATGCAGCCTATATCATTTTAGAAGGAAATGTAAAAGTTCACTATAAAGAAGCAAAGGCTGAATCCAATTTAACAAATACAGACATTAGTATTTTACCCGCAGGATCTTTTTTTGGAGAAACCAATTTATATCAAAAAACAGGAACAAGAGTAGTTAGCGCCACTAGCATAAAAAAAACTATCTTGCTTAGTTTATTCAAGGCCGACATAGAACAAATGACTTCCTGTAAACCTAAAATTGCCATGCAGTTATTGTTAAATTTCAATGAAATTTTAAGCACTCGCATAATGCAAATAACACAAACGCATTTGTAA